From the Sphingomonas suaedae genome, one window contains:
- a CDS encoding Hsp70 family protein → MSTKKLPFISSVGLVQIDGRNVVPTAIYYDSERRAHIGHEARELCHSPEHLLEDFKIELGQHDPDAVTKRTTQSFHAPRSTVAGIVQDFFREFLAKVNQGLEQQGRPLPKSILIAEPLALSGSNMAEESWLSNYRRAIRRVLHGRFEQIDFLPEPFAVFQYYRYGLRHPAIAEQRKHIALVLDFGGGTFDISVIETAKSGDVSQSGTNSRPLSAKSIQIGGFFINRLIAAQLLMTAVNKDIRADVRKSLELADRTKAPDALAQLAEKQQTFYRHYKRLLSAVESAKLSVCNSIANWSLEANLSGLAPFPLSVPTNPYDPSSSMASLKLDAGMLRQTFENEVWRNKLRDAIKKTIDRAAKDLKGQEISVVLLSGGSSNIRWLAKLLDRDLGKSDLPHAEILQLSENFQEIVAKGLATECARRFYTEGQGDFRAVTYNRLCLALRSDGGELEVKPAKPVTSILAAGGQAQFDDGVLLPSARSLRGLVDKPLLWKVRLGHPPRQLLEYFFMRSSFDPDDLEARHNIVDTRASTPKNARFQSAIEVELTVRADGTATPRFIYGRNDRSGGVTAEGRPFHIDMTFASDEVGGSTYLGFDFGTSASACSIVDSNDVQMIQERARSAEWRELSELLSELPYPAAAPLARFISEIDSHRRPQKGREAAEALLTLAAYVAYMDACSCKATTGAVFKGYTQRSAGPLWALIKGCLGGKAANLNFSAPLQGLLKPENVEQIDQCIEGLNSDKHGRQQNVDWVSFLGLLANHVARIFAGKHLGVFEGVVAKRFRSGSYAGIFRVLHGASQTFVDVLAYEGPVSFSDELVYLVDPAGGRALLLSPLYFWGLQRNPLDTLAIDMFEFDTDKRGLFSFKSTQISQGLTITPDGEYGEIHEHVSVMRASDQDGHLIEGLTLTSHNP, encoded by the coding sequence TTGTCGACCAAGAAGCTGCCGTTCATTTCGTCAGTCGGTCTTGTCCAGATCGACGGCCGCAATGTCGTTCCGACCGCGATTTATTACGACAGCGAGCGGCGCGCACACATCGGTCACGAAGCACGCGAACTCTGCCATTCTCCTGAACATTTGCTTGAAGATTTTAAGATCGAGCTCGGGCAGCACGATCCGGATGCCGTGACCAAGCGCACCACACAGTCGTTCCATGCCCCCAGATCAACTGTGGCGGGCATTGTGCAGGATTTCTTTCGCGAATTTCTTGCCAAGGTGAATCAGGGACTGGAGCAGCAGGGCAGGCCCCTGCCCAAGTCTATCCTCATCGCAGAACCGTTGGCACTCAGCGGGAGCAACATGGCCGAAGAAAGCTGGCTTTCGAATTATCGCCGCGCCATTCGCCGGGTCCTGCATGGCCGTTTCGAGCAGATTGACTTCCTCCCCGAACCGTTCGCCGTCTTCCAGTACTACCGATACGGCCTGCGCCATCCTGCAATTGCCGAGCAGCGTAAACACATTGCCCTCGTCCTCGATTTCGGGGGCGGCACCTTTGACATCTCGGTTATCGAGACCGCTAAGTCAGGCGATGTCAGTCAAAGCGGGACGAATTCGCGTCCCCTCAGCGCCAAGTCCATTCAGATCGGCGGGTTCTTCATCAATCGCTTGATCGCAGCCCAACTCCTTATGACCGCTGTCAACAAGGACATCAGGGCGGATGTCCGCAAATCACTAGAGCTGGCTGACCGGACTAAAGCTCCCGACGCCCTCGCTCAGTTGGCTGAAAAGCAGCAGACGTTTTACCGGCATTACAAGCGGCTGCTCAGCGCAGTTGAAAGCGCCAAGCTTTCCGTGTGCAATTCGATCGCCAACTGGAGTCTGGAGGCCAACCTCTCGGGGCTGGCCCCGTTTCCGCTTTCCGTGCCGACGAACCCATACGACCCGAGCTCGAGCATGGCCAGCCTCAAGCTCGATGCCGGAATGCTGCGCCAGACCTTTGAGAACGAGGTGTGGAGGAACAAGCTGCGTGATGCGATCAAGAAGACCATCGATCGCGCGGCCAAGGACCTCAAGGGACAGGAAATATCCGTGGTCCTGCTGTCCGGAGGATCATCGAACATTCGCTGGCTGGCGAAGCTGCTCGACCGCGACCTCGGGAAGAGCGATCTTCCCCATGCCGAGATCCTTCAGCTGAGCGAAAACTTCCAGGAAATCGTTGCCAAGGGCCTGGCAACCGAATGTGCGCGCCGCTTCTACACCGAGGGCCAGGGCGATTTTCGCGCAGTGACTTACAATCGTCTGTGCCTCGCTCTGCGCTCTGACGGCGGCGAGCTGGAAGTCAAACCCGCAAAGCCGGTCACGTCCATTCTGGCTGCCGGCGGTCAGGCGCAATTCGATGATGGTGTACTGCTGCCCTCAGCCAGAAGCTTGCGCGGACTGGTCGACAAACCCTTGCTCTGGAAGGTCAGGCTCGGCCATCCTCCGCGCCAGTTGCTAGAATATTTCTTCATGCGCTCGTCATTCGACCCCGATGATCTCGAAGCGCGTCACAACATTGTCGACACGCGGGCGTCGACGCCGAAGAACGCTCGGTTTCAGAGCGCAATTGAAGTAGAACTCACGGTGCGAGCGGACGGCACCGCGACACCACGCTTCATTTACGGCCGAAACGACCGCTCCGGCGGTGTGACTGCCGAAGGCCGACCATTCCACATCGACATGACCTTTGCATCTGACGAGGTTGGCGGTTCGACCTATCTGGGTTTCGACTTCGGGACCAGCGCCTCGGCGTGCTCGATCGTCGATTCAAACGACGTACAAATGATCCAGGAAAGGGCCCGATCAGCCGAATGGCGTGAGCTCAGCGAACTCCTGTCCGAGTTGCCCTATCCTGCCGCTGCTCCGCTGGCCCGCTTCATTTCGGAGATCGATTCACATCGTCGTCCTCAGAAGGGGCGCGAGGCTGCTGAGGCATTGCTTACCCTCGCGGCCTATGTCGCTTATATGGATGCATGCTCATGTAAGGCAACCACTGGCGCGGTGTTCAAGGGATATACGCAACGCTCGGCCGGCCCGCTCTGGGCATTGATCAAGGGCTGCCTCGGCGGAAAAGCTGCAAACCTGAACTTCTCGGCGCCGTTGCAAGGTCTGCTCAAGCCGGAAAACGTTGAGCAAATTGACCAATGCATCGAGGGCCTGAATTCTGACAAGCATGGTCGGCAGCAGAATGTGGATTGGGTCAGCTTTCTCGGCCTGCTGGCAAACCATGTTGCCCGCATCTTTGCGGGCAAGCACCTGGGCGTCTTTGAAGGGGTCGTCGCAAAGCGATTCCGTTCCGGTTCCTACGCCGGCATCTTCAGAGTATTGCACGGCGCTTCCCAGACGTTTGTCGACGTCCTAGCCTATGAAGGCCCAGTCTCCTTTTCTGATGAGCTGGTTTATCTGGTTGATCCGGCAGGTGGCCGTGCGTTGCTGCTCAGCCCCCTGTATTTTTGGGGTCTCCAGCGAAATCCGCTCGACACTCTGGCCATAGACATGTTCGAATTTGACACCGACAAGCGCGGCCTCTTCTCGTTCAAATCGACACAGATCTCCCAAGGCCTGACCATCACACCTGACGGCGAATACGGAGAGATTCATGAGCACGTGTCTGTCATGCGCGCCAGCGATCAAGACGGCCATCTGATCGAAGGCTTAACCCTGACCTCTCATAATCCCTGA
- a CDS encoding HNH endonuclease translates to MSLANLTSEAVLKAIAEYDDIGKAAFLANYGFADAKRYWIIQDGQRYPSKAIASAAHKHIDGHPLSAPAFSGGEGHVVRKLRQLGFEVETPGRNPDWIRDELTLALDLYFTNPANPPGKTSAAVATLSNLLNKMHRIAGGTASATFRNTDGVYLKMMNLRALDPTYTAQGKVGMKSGGSLEKIVWAEYAERRAELAADAKAIRDAVSSANEAAVAKLPTVEPYEGEEGGVIVRLHKRYERDPRLVAEKRKAAKLAGDFSCEVCGFDFEAAYGALGAEFIEVHHVNPVHMMNPGAKTKLSDLALLCANCHRMAHRRRVPLTLAELKAAFKLEIGG, encoded by the coding sequence ATGAGCCTAGCGAATTTGACTTCCGAAGCAGTCTTGAAGGCAATCGCCGAATACGATGATATCGGCAAAGCGGCATTCCTAGCGAACTACGGCTTTGCAGATGCGAAGCGGTACTGGATCATACAGGATGGGCAGCGCTACCCGTCAAAGGCCATCGCGAGCGCAGCCCATAAGCATATCGATGGACACCCCTTATCGGCACCGGCCTTCAGCGGCGGCGAAGGTCACGTAGTCCGGAAGCTGCGGCAACTTGGCTTTGAAGTTGAAACACCGGGCCGAAATCCGGACTGGATTCGTGACGAACTGACACTGGCGCTCGACCTATATTTCACCAACCCCGCGAACCCGCCCGGCAAAACGAGTGCGGCGGTTGCGACACTGTCCAACTTACTGAACAAGATGCACCGGATTGCGGGCGGCACCGCGAGCGCGACCTTTCGCAATACCGATGGCGTCTATCTGAAGATGATGAACCTTCGGGCGCTCGATCCGACATATACGGCGCAGGGCAAGGTAGGCATGAAGTCGGGCGGTTCGCTCGAAAAGATAGTGTGGGCAGAATATGCCGAGCGCCGCGCCGAACTCGCCGCCGATGCAAAAGCGATCCGCGATGCCGTATCGAGCGCGAACGAAGCCGCAGTCGCGAAGTTGCCCACAGTGGAGCCATACGAAGGCGAGGAAGGCGGCGTGATCGTTCGACTCCACAAGCGGTATGAGCGCGATCCTCGCCTAGTGGCGGAAAAGCGAAAGGCCGCGAAACTAGCTGGTGATTTTTCCTGCGAAGTCTGCGGCTTTGATTTTGAAGCAGCTTATGGGGCGCTAGGCGCGGAGTTTATCGAAGTCCATCACGTCAACCCTGTCCACATGATGAATCCAGGCGCCAAGACGAAGCTGTCCGACTTGGCGTTGCTATGCGCGAACTGTCATCGCATGGCCCATCGTCGCCGTGTTCCGCTCACCCTTGCCGAACTAAAGGCGGCCTTCAAACTTGAGATCGGTGGGTAG
- a CDS encoding helix-turn-helix transcriptional regulator, which translates to MQTDTPDRILRINTVLDRTGLSRSTMYRKMQNGTFPKNLQISTRCAGWRESAIDAWLRNPMFYHVED; encoded by the coding sequence ATGCAAACCGACACCCCTGACCGCATTCTCCGCATCAACACGGTTCTCGACCGTACCGGGCTCAGCCGCTCCACAATGTACCGCAAGATGCAGAACGGCACGTTCCCGAAGAACCTCCAGATTAGCACGCGCTGCGCCGGTTGGCGGGAGTCCGCGATCGACGCCTGGCTCCGCAATCCGATGTTCTATCACGTCGAAGATTGA
- a CDS encoding ArdC family protein translates to MKTGNERASLYAEVTARVIAELEQGRLPWVQPWDAASCACTMPANAVTGRRYSGINVLVLWAAVIEGGYASQRWLTFKQAQAAGGNVRKGERGTTVCYADRFTPKDEAERARDEDREARQLAFLKRFTVFNVAQCEGLPEQLVELPELPAEADIVPQVRSLIEASGADFRVGGGEAYYSPGGDYVAVPPQSAFGEPINWYRTALHELGHWTGHSSRLDRNQRGGFGSADYAREELVAEMASAFACASLAIAPTVRHADYIGSWLTVLRDDERAIFRAASAASKAADYLLAFAPSGEALS, encoded by the coding sequence ATGAAGACCGGGAACGAGCGCGCGAGCCTTTATGCCGAGGTGACGGCGCGGGTGATTGCCGAGCTGGAGCAAGGGCGGCTGCCATGGGTGCAGCCTTGGGATGCGGCGTCGTGCGCGTGCACCATGCCCGCAAATGCCGTGACCGGGCGGCGTTATTCGGGGATCAATGTACTGGTCCTGTGGGCTGCTGTGATTGAAGGCGGCTATGCGTCGCAGCGCTGGCTGACCTTCAAGCAGGCACAGGCAGCGGGCGGCAATGTCCGTAAGGGCGAGCGCGGAACGACCGTCTGTTATGCCGATCGTTTCACCCCGAAGGACGAGGCGGAACGCGCGCGCGACGAGGATCGCGAGGCGCGGCAGCTGGCGTTCCTGAAGCGGTTCACAGTGTTCAACGTTGCGCAGTGTGAGGGATTGCCGGAGCAGCTTGTCGAGTTGCCCGAACTTCCGGCCGAGGCCGATATTGTGCCGCAGGTTCGCAGCCTGATCGAGGCCAGCGGTGCGGACTTCCGGGTTGGCGGGGGCGAGGCCTATTATTCGCCGGGTGGCGACTATGTCGCAGTGCCGCCGCAGTCAGCCTTCGGCGAGCCAATCAACTGGTATCGGACCGCGTTGCATGAGCTTGGGCATTGGACCGGACACAGCAGCCGGTTGGACCGCAACCAGCGCGGCGGGTTCGGCAGTGCCGATTATGCCCGTGAGGAGCTTGTCGCCGAGATGGCGAGCGCATTCGCTTGTGCGTCGCTGGCGATCGCGCCGACCGTTCGGCATGCTGATTACATCGGATCGTGGCTTACCGTGCTGCGCGACGACGAGCGCGCGATCTTCCGCGCGGCGAGTGCAGCCAGCAAGGCGGCGGACTATCTGCTCGCCTTTGCGCCTTCCGGGGAGGCGCTGTCATGA
- a CDS encoding RNA polymerase sigma factor, whose amino-acid sequence MSERPTEAEIIERLEAGLQRMPKRQREIFLAIRLDDLSYAEIAERTGLSAEQVEQHFAQSMLALRDVLDGSPPVSWWQRILRRVAERQRR is encoded by the coding sequence ATGAGCGAGCGCCCTACCGAAGCTGAGATCATCGAACGGCTGGAGGCCGGGTTGCAGCGCATGCCGAAGCGGCAGCGCGAAATCTTCCTCGCGATCCGGTTGGACGACCTGTCCTATGCCGAAATCGCCGAGCGGACCGGGCTCAGCGCCGAACAGGTCGAGCAGCATTTCGCCCAGAGCATGCTCGCACTTCGCGACGTGCTCGACGGAAGTCCGCCTGTCTCGTGGTGGCAGCGCATCCTGCGGCGGGTCGCCGAAAGGCAAAGGCGATGA
- a CDS encoding HEPN domain-containing protein, whose protein sequence is MQTSVDHLPSTKQRELERIVQILFAEFEDATALATQKWKKQGRILKVILYGSYARGDWVEDPVGGYYSDYDILVVVSDDRLTDPVEYWAKADDHFVREVTISKRISAPVAFIVHSLADVNDQLMRGRPFFIDAIEQGVVLYEADGYPFATPQPLTEEAARAEAQKYFDEWFPAATKRFEGARFYMEKGYFKDAAFDLHQTAERLYHCVLLTLTLYSPKSHKLNFLRAQAEPLIHELIAVWPRDTKFARRCFELLQQAYVNARYSPHYKIAPEELDWLAERVELLQKTVRDVCERRLAPRD, encoded by the coding sequence ATGCAAACCAGCGTCGACCATCTTCCATCGACCAAGCAGCGCGAGCTGGAGCGCATCGTCCAGATTTTGTTTGCCGAGTTCGAGGACGCGACCGCGCTCGCTACGCAGAAGTGGAAGAAGCAGGGACGCATCCTCAAGGTTATCCTGTACGGCTCCTACGCGCGGGGCGACTGGGTCGAGGATCCGGTCGGGGGCTATTATTCCGACTATGATATTCTGGTCGTTGTCAGCGACGACCGGCTCACCGACCCGGTAGAATATTGGGCAAAGGCGGATGATCATTTTGTCCGCGAGGTGACCATCTCCAAGCGGATCAGCGCGCCGGTCGCGTTCATCGTTCACAGCCTTGCGGATGTGAACGATCAGCTGATGCGCGGTCGCCCGTTTTTCATCGACGCGATCGAGCAAGGCGTCGTGCTCTACGAGGCAGACGGCTATCCCTTTGCGACGCCCCAACCGCTCACCGAAGAAGCGGCCAGAGCCGAGGCGCAAAAGTACTTTGATGAGTGGTTTCCCGCCGCAACGAAGCGCTTCGAGGGCGCCCGCTTCTATATGGAGAAGGGCTACTTCAAGGACGCTGCATTCGATCTCCACCAGACCGCTGAGCGTCTTTACCACTGCGTGCTGCTGACCCTAACGCTGTACAGCCCCAAATCGCACAAGCTGAACTTTTTGCGCGCGCAGGCAGAGCCGCTCATCCACGAGCTGATCGCCGTCTGGCCGCGCGACACCAAGTTTGCGCGGCGTTGCTTTGAACTACTTCAGCAGGCCTATGTGAATGCGCGCTATTCGCCGCACTACAAGATAGCGCCGGAGGAGCTGGATTGGCTCGCGGAACGCGTAGAGCTTTTGCAGAAGACCGTTCGCGACGTTTGCGAACGGCGGCTCGCGCCGCGCGACTGA
- a CDS encoding DUF6771 family protein, with translation MTEDLEATILAFLKRAPEWVRRDLTAKDQSARTQAEEAFAAMLADALRRAGS, from the coding sequence ATGACCGAAGACCTCGAAGCGACGATCCTCGCCTTTCTCAAGCGCGCGCCGGAATGGGTCCGCCGCGACCTGACAGCGAAGGACCAGAGCGCCCGCACACAGGCAGAGGAAGCGTTCGCCGCAATGCTGGCGGACGCGCTGCGACGGGCGGGGTCCTGA
- a CDS encoding conjugal transfer protein TraD, which yields MRNRRSARIARDDKRDWVVKRRERTRQLIELGGLVAKAGLIELTDDDRAVIFGLLVDAAARLRSEDRDKALLLWWRRGKRAFDTLAPEREPRA from the coding sequence ATGCGCAACCGCCGCAGCGCCAGGATCGCGCGCGATGACAAGCGGGACTGGGTGGTGAAGCGCCGCGAGCGAACGCGTCAGCTGATCGAACTTGGCGGGCTCGTCGCCAAGGCCGGGCTGATCGAGCTTACTGATGACGATCGCGCAGTGATCTTCGGATTGCTCGTTGATGCGGCAGCCAGGTTGCGCAGCGAGGATCGGGACAAAGCGCTGCTGCTTTGGTGGCGGCGCGGCAAGCGGGCGTTCGACACACTTGCTCCCGAGCGCGAACCCCGCGCATAG
- a CDS encoding conjugal transfer protein TraD: MRKPRDYDSELKALDEKTKLLKERRLHQLGELVVATGADSLPVEQLAGVLLAAVESNDATTKEGWRKRGATFFQGSRKARGSAGSDTRGASTNHSDAQPPQRQDRAR; the protein is encoded by the coding sequence ATGCGCAAACCCCGCGACTATGATTCGGAACTGAAGGCGCTCGACGAGAAGACGAAGCTGCTCAAGGAGCGGCGCCTGCACCAACTCGGCGAGCTGGTAGTGGCGACCGGTGCCGACAGCCTGCCGGTCGAGCAACTGGCAGGCGTTCTGCTCGCCGCTGTGGAGTCCAACGATGCGACTACAAAGGAGGGCTGGCGCAAGCGCGGCGCGACCTTCTTTCAAGGATCGCGCAAGGCTCGCGGGAGCGCTGGCAGCGACACGCGCGGCGCTTCGACGAACCACAGCGATGCGCAACCGCCGCAGCGCCAGGATCGCGCGCGATGA
- the traA gene encoding Ti-type conjugative transfer relaxase TraA has translation MAIYHFSAKVISRAAGSSALASAAYRSASRLHDQRLDRHHDFSNKAGVVHSEVMLPDGAPEHLSDREQLWNAVEVAELRKDAQLAREIEFAIPREMSKEQGIKLARDFVRDEFVDRGMIADLNVHWDIGADGLAKPHAHVMLTMREVGEEGFGKKNRDWNRTDLLEKWRERWSEHVNERLAQLDIDARIDHRSLEAQGIDLEPQHKIGPAASRMAAQDLESERAAEHLEIARSNGDKIIAHPGLALDAITRTQATFTTRDLAMFAHRHSDGKDQFDRVMAAVRGAPELVALGKDGRGEDRFTSRDMIETEQRLERATSVLANRDRHTVAERHRDIAMARAAARGMFLSPEQRSAFEHVTDAKGLGVVVGCAGTGKSAMLGVAREAWESAGYSVHGIALSGIATENLESGSGIASRTIAGLEHQWAQDRELLTSRDVLVIDEAGMIGTRQMERVISEAEKRGAKVVLVGDPEQLQAIEAGAAFRATAERHGSVEITQIRRQREDWQRDATRQLATGRTAEAIEAYDQHGNIYVAESRDEARSNLVDRWDRDRAASPGATRIILTHTNDEVRELNIAARERLRAGGELGEDVAIRTERGGREFATGDRVMFLKNERGVGVKNGTLGTVETVTRSRMAVMLDDGRSVAFDVKDYADIDHGYAATVHKAQGVTVDRVHVLATPGLDRHAAYVALSRHRDHVDFHYGRDDFADRGKLVRALSRERGKDMASDYTRAPEPAAAKPVLSRSRFAGLKLKPISVERQVTPLEMAVERYGRAAADIVRMRRMNLGVLEHQKLAFTEAGRALDSIQRDGAKDLRSAMNAKPELIEQVANGKTAAAIRAMALEAEIRIDTAQRADRFVAEWQQKSRKLQAFNRTGDYEALRRTQDSMVGMAKSLQRDPQLESLLRNRVKDLGIRSPSGASLSHDLQGIPSLWRGRGLGR, from the coding sequence ATGGCGATCTACCATTTCTCGGCCAAGGTCATCTCGCGCGCTGCCGGATCATCGGCGCTGGCGTCTGCGGCGTATCGCTCGGCTTCGCGGCTGCACGACCAGCGGCTCGATCGGCACCATGACTTCTCGAACAAGGCTGGCGTCGTCCATTCCGAGGTGATGCTGCCCGATGGCGCGCCGGAGCACCTCTCCGACCGCGAGCAGCTGTGGAACGCGGTCGAGGTCGCCGAGCTGCGCAAGGACGCGCAGCTTGCCCGCGAGATCGAGTTCGCGATTCCTCGAGAGATGTCCAAGGAACAGGGCATTAAACTCGCCCGCGACTTCGTCCGTGACGAGTTCGTTGATCGCGGGATGATCGCCGATCTCAATGTGCATTGGGATATCGGTGCCGACGGCCTCGCCAAGCCACATGCGCACGTAATGCTCACCATGCGCGAGGTGGGCGAGGAAGGGTTCGGCAAGAAGAACCGCGACTGGAACCGCACCGATCTGCTCGAGAAATGGCGCGAGCGCTGGAGCGAGCACGTTAACGAACGGCTCGCCCAGTTGGATATCGACGCGCGGATCGATCATCGGTCCTTGGAAGCGCAGGGCATCGACCTTGAGCCACAGCACAAGATCGGCCCGGCAGCGTCGCGGATGGCGGCGCAGGACCTGGAGTCCGAGCGCGCCGCCGAGCATCTCGAAATCGCGCGCTCCAATGGCGACAAGATCATCGCCCACCCGGGCCTGGCGCTCGACGCGATCACGCGCACACAGGCAACCTTCACGACGCGTGACCTCGCGATGTTCGCGCATCGGCATAGCGACGGGAAAGACCAGTTCGACCGCGTGATGGCTGCTGTGCGCGGCGCGCCTGAGCTGGTCGCACTCGGCAAGGACGGGCGTGGTGAGGATCGCTTCACCAGCCGCGACATGATCGAGACCGAGCAGCGGCTCGAACGCGCGACCAGCGTCCTGGCAAATCGCGACCGGCACACCGTCGCCGAGCGCCATCGCGATATAGCTATGGCGCGCGCAGCGGCGCGTGGCATGTTCCTGTCGCCCGAGCAGCGCAGCGCGTTCGAGCACGTCACCGATGCGAAGGGGTTGGGTGTCGTCGTTGGGTGCGCGGGCACGGGCAAATCTGCGATGCTCGGCGTCGCGCGCGAGGCTTGGGAAAGCGCGGGCTATTCGGTGCACGGCATCGCGCTATCCGGCATTGCTACTGAGAATCTGGAAAGCGGATCGGGCATCGCGTCACGCACCATCGCGGGCCTGGAACATCAATGGGCGCAGGATCGCGAGCTGCTTACCAGCCGCGACGTGCTGGTGATCGACGAAGCCGGGATGATCGGTACGCGGCAGATGGAGCGTGTTATCTCCGAGGCCGAGAAGCGGGGTGCCAAGGTCGTGCTGGTCGGCGATCCGGAGCAGCTCCAGGCGATCGAGGCGGGCGCGGCGTTCCGCGCCACTGCCGAGCGGCACGGCAGCGTTGAGATCACCCAGATCCGCCGCCAGCGCGAGGACTGGCAGCGCGATGCCACCCGGCAGCTGGCGACCGGGCGAACCGCCGAAGCGATCGAGGCGTACGACCAGCATGGCAACATTTATGTTGCCGAGAGTCGCGACGAAGCGCGTAGCAATCTGGTCGATCGCTGGGATCGGGATCGTGCCGCGTCACCAGGTGCGACGCGCATCATTCTCACCCACACCAATGACGAGGTCCGCGAACTCAACATCGCTGCGCGCGAGCGGCTTCGCGCTGGTGGTGAACTCGGCGAGGACGTCGCTATCCGCACCGAGCGCGGCGGACGGGAATTCGCCACCGGTGACCGGGTGATGTTCCTCAAGAATGAGCGCGGCGTTGGCGTGAAGAACGGCACGCTCGGAACCGTTGAGACGGTAACGCGAAGCAGAATGGCGGTGATGCTGGACGATGGGCGCTCGGTCGCATTTGACGTGAAGGACTATGCGGATATCGATCACGGCTACGCCGCGACTGTGCATAAGGCGCAGGGTGTGACGGTCGATCGCGTGCATGTGCTGGCGACGCCAGGACTAGACCGGCACGCCGCCTATGTCGCGCTATCGAGGCATCGCGATCACGTCGATTTTCACTACGGGCGCGACGACTTCGCCGATCGCGGAAAGCTGGTCCGCGCGCTGTCGCGAGAACGCGGGAAAGACATGGCTTCGGACTACACCCGAGCGCCCGAACCGGCGGCGGCAAAGCCGGTGCTATCGCGCAGCCGGTTCGCTGGCTTGAAGCTCAAGCCGATCTCAGTTGAGCGGCAGGTGACGCCGCTCGAAATGGCGGTCGAAAGATATGGGCGGGCCGCCGCAGATATCGTGCGGATGCGCCGGATGAACCTTGGCGTGCTGGAGCATCAGAAGCTCGCGTTCACCGAGGCGGGACGCGCACTCGATTCTATCCAGCGCGATGGCGCGAAGGATTTGCGCAGCGCGATGAACGCCAAACCTGAGCTGATCGAACAGGTGGCTAACGGAAAGACCGCTGCTGCGATCCGCGCCATGGCACTCGAAGCGGAAATCCGGATCGACACCGCGCAGCGTGCCGACCGTTTTGTCGCGGAGTGGCAGCAGAAGAGCCGAAAGCTTCAGGCCTTTAATCGCACCGGCGATTACGAAGCGCTCCGTCGCACCCAGGACAGCATGGTTGGTATGGCGAAGAGCCTGCAACGCGACCCGCAGCTCGAGTCGCTGCTCCGAAATCGGGTCAAGGACCTCGGAATCAGAAGCCCCAGCGGGGCTTCATTGTCTCATGATCTCCAGGGAATTCCCAGCCTCTGGCGCGGTCGGGGATTGGGGAGATAG
- a CDS encoding DUF6118 family protein gives MTDHLPESAPPDDIAEAFEALRGEVSLTRRAVEGLTAARERVPDYGPTLGQMAQALKQATEGIDRIERSPAARLSPAALADEIRKASVEARAEDRALLREARDGLTRSIGRIDGVIDRGQAADRQLRRLIWSGVGGALGGILLMMILPGAVARSLPASWHVPEWMAARTIGLDQRAAGERMIATSEKSDAEGN, from the coding sequence ATGACCGACCATCTCCCAGAATCCGCTCCGCCAGATGACATCGCAGAAGCCTTCGAAGCGTTGCGCGGCGAGGTCAGCCTCACGCGCCGCGCGGTTGAAGGTCTGACCGCAGCACGTGAGCGTGTGCCGGACTATGGCCCGACGCTGGGGCAAATGGCCCAGGCGCTGAAGCAGGCCACCGAGGGGATCGATCGCATCGAGCGGAGTCCTGCTGCCCGGCTATCACCTGCGGCGCTGGCCGACGAAATCCGCAAGGCGAGTGTTGAAGCGCGAGCCGAGGATCGCGCGCTGTTGCGTGAGGCGCGGGATGGGCTGACCCGATCCATCGGGCGCATCGATGGGGTCATCGACCGTGGGCAGGCGGCGGACCGCCAGCTGCGGCGGCTTATCTGGAGCGGTGTGGGCGGCGCACTGGGCGGCATCTTGTTGATGATGATCTTGCCAGGTGCGGTCGCGCGGTCGCTTCCTGCCAGCTGGCATGTACCCGAGTGGATGGCTGCCCGCACGATCGGGCTGGACCAACGAGCGGCGGGCGAGCGGATGATCGCCACCTCTGAAAAGTCAGACGCTGAAGGCAATTAG